A region of Marnyiella aurantia DNA encodes the following proteins:
- a CDS encoding UDP-N-acetylmuramoyl-L-alanyl-D-glutamate--2,6-diaminopimelate ligase: MNLQSLLSRIPTLEINGELNREVSSVVSDSRLAVEGSLYVALKGVTAEGHLFINPSIRNGAAVIVCQEFPAELDAQVTYVRVKDTATALGALASNWYGNPSQKLKLTGVTGTNGKTSVCTLLFDIFTKLGHQCVLISTVDYRIGDKVMPSTHTTPDALTINRIMAEAVEQGCDYAFMEVSSHGIHQHRTEGLTFSVAGFTNITHDHLDYHKTFDGYLRTKKSFFDGLSSDAVAITNLDDKNGRVMMQNTAAQTKTYALKTMADYHGRMLEADFNGMMLHFNGKEFWTTLTGRFNVYNLLLAFAVAVELGRTEEEVLTAMSELKRVNGRFEIIKSDGGIFFVVDYAHTPDALENLLDSINEIRTKNERLITVFGCGGDRDREKRPLMGKIAARKSTLAILTSDNPRTESPELIIKEIEAGIEPQYFSKYTVIADRKEAIKMAIKFAEPKDIVLVAGKGHETYQEINGVRHHFDDREVIGHLWKQMSK, translated from the coding sequence ATGAATTTACAGTCATTACTAAGCAGAATCCCTACGCTGGAAATTAACGGTGAACTGAACCGTGAAGTTTCTTCAGTAGTATCCGACAGCCGTCTGGCTGTGGAGGGATCACTCTATGTCGCGCTGAAAGGTGTGACAGCAGAGGGTCATCTGTTTATTAATCCTTCAATACGCAATGGTGCAGCAGTAATTGTTTGCCAGGAATTTCCTGCGGAACTGGATGCGCAGGTAACATACGTCCGCGTAAAGGATACCGCTACGGCTTTGGGTGCACTTGCTTCCAATTGGTATGGAAATCCTTCTCAAAAGCTCAAGCTTACAGGAGTCACCGGAACAAACGGTAAAACGTCAGTTTGTACCCTTTTGTTTGATATCTTCACTAAACTGGGCCACCAGTGTGTCCTGATTTCTACTGTAGATTACAGGATAGGCGACAAGGTGATGCCTTCAACACATACGACACCGGATGCTCTGACCATCAACAGAATTATGGCAGAAGCTGTGGAGCAAGGCTGCGACTATGCATTTATGGAAGTGAGTTCGCATGGAATTCATCAGCACAGAACTGAAGGACTTACCTTTAGTGTTGCGGGCTTTACCAATATTACGCATGATCATCTGGACTATCATAAAACTTTTGATGGATACCTGCGCACTAAAAAAAGTTTCTTCGACGGATTAAGTTCCGATGCTGTAGCAATTACGAATCTGGACGATAAAAACGGACGTGTCATGATGCAGAATACGGCCGCTCAGACGAAAACCTATGCGCTAAAGACCATGGCCGACTATCATGGCAGGATGCTGGAAGCAGATTTTAACGGTATGATGCTCCATTTTAACGGCAAAGAATTCTGGACCACCCTTACCGGACGGTTTAATGTATATAATCTGTTACTGGCCTTTGCTGTCGCAGTGGAGTTGGGAAGGACCGAGGAAGAGGTACTGACAGCAATGTCTGAGCTTAAACGGGTAAACGGCCGGTTTGAAATCATAAAGTCTGACGGCGGAATCTTCTTCGTTGTGGATTACGCTCATACACCTGATGCTTTGGAAAATCTGTTGGACAGCATCAACGAAATCCGGACAAAAAATGAAAGGCTGATCACCGTTTTTGGCTGCGGCGGCGACCGCGACCGGGAAAAAAGACCTTTGATGGGCAAGATTGCGGCCCGTAAGTCCACTTTGGCCATTCTTACATCCGACAATCCACGTACTGAAAGCCCGGAATTAATTATCAAGGAAATTGAAGCCGGTATTGAGCCACAGTATTTTAGTAAATATACAGTAATCGCCGACAGAAAGGAGGCGATCAAAATGGCTATTAAGTTTGCCGAGCCGAAGGACATTGTTCTGGTTGCCGGAAAAGGCCACGAAACCTACCAGGAAATCAATGGAGTAAGACACCATTTTGACGACCGTGAGGTCATTGGCCATCTTTGGAAACAGATGTCCAAGTAA